A window of Trichomycterus rosablanca isolate fTriRos1 chromosome 5, fTriRos1.hap1, whole genome shotgun sequence contains these coding sequences:
- the LOC134315186 gene encoding mineralocorticoid receptor-like, producing METKRYQSFYEGTDTENRWAQMPGTTEGSCTKTEEGALMNSDALMDIVNSSSESNVSDPDCKESAGKNLEVPMLLLKPDQQLSFNAFSNLLQSRRSETDSKELSKTVAESMGLYMNAAREAEFAYSQQANAAGCQSSPGKLYPSCVKGIENNQSASVRSPNMKAPPTQFSTMSHLSNGGLGECVMSTTPTSSALASALSSPADSSNISSPNGNNMVTSTTSPTYFGTSCPSLGSPGSLGPIGSSMAPSQLPNSSICSPVESTTVGSPPLASPFNAMKSPISSPQSMGSIRTPPSCSTNMRPSPSGSGGNQRPTMSSPATVSSMAMSSPRNLSRSFSCSSPPNSLGLGQNNIQSPGGQEHNFKGFRFPKVEAMDGEMYNVGLDSMGMVKYIKNEPDTDYRSMCLGHSKNNVMTSAFVTNIKTEPNQEATCTSVHYGEPQHSMGLFPAPENTYLSYRNNINEYSLSGVLGPSVSALNGNYELGMFSNSDMPKVIKQETKDGSYYHENNNMPTSAIVGVNSGGHSFHYQIGAQGTMSFSRHDMRDQSNPLLNLISPVTALMETWKTRPGLSQGPLSACGEGYPALGCISDNMASQHDKIVPVPPLQHQEDSTISLQGSYPDSGPITCILTVGLLQLPPGRSSHVHY from the coding sequence ATGGAGACCAAAAGATACCAAAGCTTCTATGAAGGTACAGATACAGAGAACAGATGGGCCCAAATGCCAGGTACTACAGAGGGCAGCTGCACGAAAACCGAGGAGGGAGCCCTGATGAACAGTGATGCCCTGATGGATATCGTCAATTCAAGCAGTGAATCCAACGTTTCAGACCCTGATTGTAAAGAAAGCGCAGGAAAGAATTTAGAGGTGCCGATGCTTCTACTGAAACCGGATCAGCAACtcagttttaatgcatttagCAACTTACTTCAGAGCCGCAGGTCAGAAACAGACTCTAAAGAACTCTCCAAAACGGTCGCTGAATCTATGGGCTTGTATATGAATGCTGCCAGGGAGGCTGAATTTGCCTACAGCCAGCAGGCTAATGCTGCAGGGTGCCAGAGCAGTCCTGGAAAACTGTACCCCTCGTGCGTCAAAGGGATCGAGAACAATCAGTCCGCTAGTGTTAGAAGCCCTAACATGAAAGCCCCTCCAACACAATTCTCAACCATGTCTCATCTATCCAATGGCGGCCTCGGGGAGTGTGTCATGAGCACTACACCAACATCATCTGCCCTGGCCTCTGCTCTGTCCAGCCCGGCTGACTCCAGCAACATATCCAGTCCTAATGGGAACAACATGGTGACGTCCACCACCAGTCCCACCTACTTTGGCACCAGCTGCCCTTCCCTAGGGAGTCCAGGCAGCCTGGGTCCAATAGGTTCAAGCATGGCACCATCTCAACTCCCCAACTCCAGCATCTGCAGCCCAGTAGAGTCCACAACAGTGGGCTCTCCACCACTGGCAAGCCCTTTTAATGCCATGAAGTCACCTATCTCGAGCCCACAAAGTATGGGAAGTATTAGGACGCCACCGTCCTGCAGCACCAACATGAGGCCTAGTCCCAGTGGGAGTGGGGGCAACCAGAGGCCAACCATGTCCAGTCCAGCCACAGTAAGCTCCATGGCCATGTCAAGTCCCAGAAATCTCTCCAGAAGTTTTTCCTGCTCAAGCCCTCCCAACAGTCTTGGCTTGGGTCAAAATAACATCCAAAGCCCCGGAGGACAAGAGCACAACTTCAAAGGGTTCAGATTCCCTAAAGTGGAGGCCATGGATGGGGAGATGTATAATGTTGGTCTTGACTCCATGGGGATGGTGAAGTACATTAAGAATGAGCCAGACACTGATTACAGGAGCATGTGTCTGGGCCACAGTAAGAACAACGTTATGACTTCGGCATTTGTGACAAATATTAAGACTGAACCCAATCAAGAGGCGACTTGCACAAGCGTGCACTATGGAGAACCGCAGCACTCCATGGGGCTCTTCCCAGCTCCAGAGAACACATACTTATCCTATAGGAATAATATTAATGAATACAGTCTCTCTGGGGTCCTGGGACCTTCAGTGTCTGCTCTTAATGGCAACTATGAGCTTGGCATGTTTTCGAACAGTGACATGCCCAAGGTGATTAAACAAGAGACCAAAGATGGCAGTTATTACCATGAGAATAATAACATGCCAACGTCAGCAATTGTCGGCGTGAATTCAGGCGGTCATTCGTTTCATTACCAGATCGGAGCACAAGGAACAATGTCGTTTTCTAGGCATGACATGCGGGACCAGTCGAACCCCTTATTGAATCTGATTTCTCCTGTTACCGCCCTGATGGAGACTTGGAAAACACGTCCAGGCCTGTCGCAGGGTCCTCTGTCCGCTTGCGGTGAAGGCTACCCAGCTTTGGGGTGCATCTCTGACAACATGGCAAG